The genomic stretch GTTGATGCAAGAAGATGTTAATTTATATGAACATCTGACACTGGCTGATGCAGATAATGAAAAGTGGATTGAATTTGGAAACAAATTTGAAGGTAAAAGTTTAAAAGATAATTGGATTCCATTGAAATTAAAATTGATTGAACATGGTGGGAAACTAAAAAAAGGCGATATGCCTTATCTTTCCCCTGGAGTTCCAATACTTAGTATAAAAGCGATTAATGCTTTAAATGAATATTTAGTAAAAAACACTGAAATTTTACCTATTGATTTTAGTGATGCTGACTATAAATTAATAAATGTTATTAATCTATTAGATGGAATTGATTACAAAAAATCAGTTGTTGAGTATTATTCAGACAAAAAAAGAATAATGGCTTTCGATAAGTATTCATTCATTCTGGAAAAAGTAGAAAATCAACATATTTTCAAAATTCTTGAGCAACCAAGAGCGGATGTTTTTGTATCTGATGAATTCAGGAACAAGGTTATTGAAAGTGATCTTAAAGGCTTTAAATTTGTTGAGGTATGGGATTCAAAGGAATAATACAGATTAATTTTGCCCCGACTGTAGCAATACAGCTTCGGGGTTTTCTCTTTGCATGTTTCTTTTGAAAGAAATATAGCAAGACAAAAATCCCTTAATTTTAGGCATGAAAAGTTTAAATATGCTCAGAAGAAAAATCTAAAGCCATATATACCATGTTAATTTTATAAAGTCTATTATGGTTTCCATTTATCTAAACACACCTCTCTTTACCGAAGATCTTTGCCGTTTGACCGCTTTCATTAACATAGTAGATTATGAGCTGTAATACAGCCGACTTCAAAGCTGCTTTGGAAACAAGTCTTGGGAAAAACAATCCCCCAAACCTTCAGAAAGGCTGGCGAAGCAGTGCTTAAGAATCTATATAGCAGCTTTTTAAGCAACTGAAAAGCTGCCTCGCAGTGGCCTTGCAGAGTCAGGCCGGAGAAAGTATACGATAAAACTTTTATCGCATACTTTCTCCGGCTGTAAGTAATATCATGTGGCTACGCAGAAATTCCAGCCCTACTTATCCAAAATTATAGTTCAGTTCAATTGAAATACTCCAAGTACAAGCGAACTAGAA from Pseudobacteroides sp. encodes the following:
- a CDS encoding imm11 family protein, with amino-acid sequence MKIWLMQEDVNLYEHLTLADADNEKWIEFGNKFEGKSLKDNWIPLKLKLIEHGGKLKKGDMPYLSPGVPILSIKAINALNEYLVKNTEILPIDFSDADYKLINVINLLDGIDYKKSVVEYYSDKKRIMAFDKYSFILEKVENQHIFKILEQPRADVFVSDEFRNKVIESDLKGFKFVEVWDSKE